From Hymenobacter sediminicola:
CGCTGCTGATTTTCGGGGGTGTGTTTCTGGTGAGCCGCAAGCCCCGGCAGCCCGCGCCAGCTGTAGTGCCCTTGGAACCGGTGCAGGACTGAGGTAACTTGCGGGTTGATATGCGCAATTTTCTCTTCTATTCCGGCCTGCTTGGCCTGCTTATCCCCTGCACCAGCCTGGCCCAGAACCAGCCAGCGCCGGCAGATACTACCCGCCAGCACTACACGTACCAGGAAACCATGCCCGTATTTCCGGGCGGCCAGGAGGCGCTTTTCAAGCTGTTGGCAGAGGGCCTGCAGTACCCGCCCAAGGCGCTGCGCGACGGAGTGCAGGGCAAGGTGTACCTCTCGTTTGTAGTGGAACCTACCGGCGACGTGGCCGATATCAAGGTGAAGCAGGGCGTGCGGGCCGACCTGGACGAGGAAGCCCTGCGGATGGCGCAGCGGCTGAAAACCGTGCGCTGGCAGCCCGGCACCCAGAACCAGCGGCCGGTTTCGGTGGTCTACACCGTGCCGCTCACCTTCAGCCTCACGAAAGGCCCGTTAACGCTGGCGGCTGATTCGCTGGATGCCAACCCCGGCCCGGCCATCGTACTACCGTCGCGGCTATGGACGGCCGCCGAGAAAACCATACCCGCCGACAAAGGCGTGCTGTACGGCAACTGCATTCAGCGCCTGGGGTTCAGCAGCGGCGGGCTGCCCCAGTACGTGCGCGTGCTCAACCTGACGACGGGCAAGTTTTATCGGATTCTGGTGAAGCCCGCCATGCGCAGCCGCAGCGAAAACGGCTTTTGCGTGGCGCTGCCGCCCGGCCGCTATGCCCTGCAGTGGTATGAGTACTCGTATGGCCTTGATGCGCTGCGCAAAGCGGGCCAGGGCCGCCTCACGGATACTCGCTACTGCTTCACGCTGCAGCCCGGGCAGATGCATTATGCGGGAAAGTGGGACTTCTCGCAGCCTGATGCGCCGCGCTTCCTCAACGAGAAAGCGCAACTGGACGCCCATTTTTCCGCTGAAACCAAAGCCCTGTATGAAGGGGCCGTTGTCAGTCTGCCCCAGTAGCCGCCCTGCTTTTCCGCCGTGGACACGCCGCACACCCGCAAAATCATTCACCTCGACATGGATGCTTTCTATGCCTCGGTGGAGCAGCGCGACAACCCGGCGCTGCGCGGGCGGCCCGTAGCGGTTGGTGGCTCGCGGCAGCGGGGCGTGGTGGCGGCGGCTTCCTACGAGGCACGAGCCTTCGGGGTACGCTCGGCTATGCCCTCCGTCACGGCGCTGCGCAAGTGCCCGGAGCTGGTGTTCGTGAAGCCGCGGTTTGAAGTGTACAAGGAAGTGTCGCGGCAGATTCGGGCTATTTTCGCCGAGTACACGCCCCTCATCGAGCCACTTTCTCTGGATGAAGCCTACCTCGACGTGACGGAGAACCTGAAGGGCCTACCGCTGGCCACGCAGGTAGCGCGCGAAATCAGGGCTGAAATTCTGGAGAAAACCCAGCTCACGGCCTCGGCGGGCATCAGCTACAACAAGTTTCTGGCGAAGCTGGCCTCCGACTACCGCAAGCCCAACGGGCAGTTCGTCATCAGGCCCGAACAGGGCCTGGCCTTCGTGGAGCAGCTGCGCATGGGCGAGTTTCACGGCATCGGGCCGGCCACGGCGGCGCGCCTGAACCAGCTGGGCATATTCACGGGGCTGGAGCTGCGGCAGCAAACCGAAACGTTTCTGCGCCAGCATTTCGGCAAGGCCGGCTCCTACTACTACCACATTGCCCGCGCCATCGACGACCGGCCCGTGGTGCCGGACCGGGTGCGCAAATCGGTAGGCTCAGAAACCACCTTTGCGGAAGACCTGACGGAAGAAGCGCAACTGCTGGCCGGTCTGCAGCCCTGCCTAGACTCGGTGTGGGCGTATTGCGGGCGGGCGGGGCTGCTGGGGCGCACGCTCACGCTCAAAATCAAGTACGCCGACTTCCAGCAGATTACCCGCAGCCGCACCATGTTGGCACCGCTGGCTAGCCTGGCCGCTTTGGAGCAACTCAGCCGGGAACTGGTGGCTGGCTGCCTACCCTTACCCAAGGGCGTGCGGCTGGTAGGCGCCTCACTCTCCAACCTCGAAACCACAGAGGATTCGGTGGGCAAGCAGCTGACACTAGGCTTCTAGCCGGCCGGCGGTGGAGTAGGTGTCTTTCTGACTTTGGCCTTTGTTTTGGCCTTGGTGGCTGGCTTTTGGGGTTTCTTGCGGGCCGTACGCCGGGCTTTGCGACGCTGCCGGAGGCCGGATAGCCGCTGGCGCTCTAACTTACGCTCTGCCCGGGCTTGCAGCCGCTCCGGGAGGCGGGCCATCAGCCGCTCGCGCACGTACTGGGCCAGGCTGGAAAGTGGCACCAGATTCGTGGTACGCAGAAAATGCAGCACCTCAGCACGTCGCAACTCACTCACGCCACGCAGGCCGCGGGCCATCAGAAACTGCTTCACTTCTTCCAGCAGTAGCAGGCTAGCCAGTGGCGCAGGCTCCACGGTAGCATTGTAGGCCGCAGCCCGGTGCGGGCGCAGCTCCCCTTCCACTACGGTCAGCACGCCTACCCACTCGGGCAGCAGCGGCAGCAGCTTGGGCAGGTGCTTTTCCGTCACCACAAACGTCACGAAGTCATATACCTCGCCGTAGCAGCGTAGCTGGTTGGGCACCCGCTGCAGCGTATCGGAGTCGCCTTTTACCTCATAGCCGTGCAGAAAGTGCTCTGTGATGTGCACCACATCGGCACGGGTAGTACCGGTGGGTAGCTCATCTATATACACGCCGCCTGGCAGCAGCGGGTAGAGCAGGGCACGAATTTCCGGGTCGTTCATATAATGATATTCGGCCGTACTGCCGGCATCGGCACTACTCTCAGTGCCACTACAGCCTGTTCAGACGAAGTTGCACCGCGCATTCTGATTCGCCAAGAAAAAATAAAAGCCTGGCCGCAACTTGTGCGGCCAGGCTT
This genomic window contains:
- a CDS encoding energy transducer TonB, translating into MRNFLFYSGLLGLLIPCTSLAQNQPAPADTTRQHYTYQETMPVFPGGQEALFKLLAEGLQYPPKALRDGVQGKVYLSFVVEPTGDVADIKVKQGVRADLDEEALRMAQRLKTVRWQPGTQNQRPVSVVYTVPLTFSLTKGPLTLAADSLDANPGPAIVLPSRLWTAAEKTIPADKGVLYGNCIQRLGFSSGGLPQYVRVLNLTTGKFYRILVKPAMRSRSENGFCVALPPGRYALQWYEYSYGLDALRKAGQGRLTDTRYCFTLQPGQMHYAGKWDFSQPDAPRFLNEKAQLDAHFSAETKALYEGAVVSLPQ
- the dinB gene encoding DNA polymerase IV, coding for MDTPHTRKIIHLDMDAFYASVEQRDNPALRGRPVAVGGSRQRGVVAAASYEARAFGVRSAMPSVTALRKCPELVFVKPRFEVYKEVSRQIRAIFAEYTPLIEPLSLDEAYLDVTENLKGLPLATQVAREIRAEILEKTQLTASAGISYNKFLAKLASDYRKPNGQFVIRPEQGLAFVEQLRMGEFHGIGPATAARLNQLGIFTGLELRQQTETFLRQHFGKAGSYYYHIARAIDDRPVVPDRVRKSVGSETTFAEDLTEEAQLLAGLQPCLDSVWAYCGRAGLLGRTLTLKIKYADFQQITRSRTMLAPLASLAALEQLSRELVAGCLPLPKGVRLVGASLSNLETTEDSVGKQLTLGF
- a CDS encoding sce7726 family protein, coding for MNDPEIRALLYPLLPGGVYIDELPTGTTRADVVHITEHFLHGYEVKGDSDTLQRVPNQLRCYGEVYDFVTFVVTEKHLPKLLPLLPEWVGVLTVVEGELRPHRAAAYNATVEPAPLASLLLLEEVKQFLMARGLRGVSELRRAEVLHFLRTTNLVPLSSLAQYVRERLMARLPERLQARAERKLERQRLSGLRQRRKARRTARKKPQKPATKAKTKAKVRKTPTPPPAG